One stretch of Campylobacter sp. CCS1377 DNA includes these proteins:
- the pglD gene encoding UDP-N-acetylbacillosamine N-acetyltransferase: MERTKKIYIYGASGHGLVCADVAMSLGYEECIFLDDNKGKKFESSLPKYDIFVAIGDNKIRKKIYEKLLQNGFKIVNLIHKSAIISQSADIKENAGILIMPLVVVNAKAKIEKGVILNTSSVIEHECVVGEFSHVSVGAKCAGNVKIGKNCFLGINSCVLPNLSLADDSILGGGATLIKDQFEKGIFVGVPAKRM; encoded by the coding sequence ATGGAAAGAACTAAAAAAATTTACATTTATGGTGCGAGTGGACATGGGCTTGTTTGTGCTGATGTGGCTATGAGTTTGGGCTATGAAGAATGTATTTTTTTAGATGATAATAAGGGTAAAAAATTTGAAAGTTCTTTGCCAAAATACGATATTTTTGTAGCTATTGGGGATAATAAAATAAGAAAAAAAATTTACGAAAAGCTTTTGCAAAATGGCTTTAAAATTGTAAATCTTATCCATAAAAGTGCGATTATCAGTCAAAGTGCGGATATAAAAGAAAATGCAGGAATTTTAATAATGCCTTTGGTAGTGGTTAATGCAAAGGCAAAGATTGAAAAAGGTGTGATTTTAAACACTTCAAGTGTGATCGAGCATGAATGCGTGGTGGGCGAGTTTTCCCATGTAAGCGTTGGGGCTAAGTGTGCAGGAAATGTGAAAATTGGCAAAAATTGTTTTTTGGGGATTAATTCTTGTGTCTTACCGAATTTAAGTTTGGCAGATGATAGTATTTTAGGCGGTGGAGCGACTTTGATTAAAGATCAATTTGAAAAAGGCATTTTTGTAGGAGTGCCTGCAAAAAGGATGTAA
- the pglE gene encoding UDP-N-acetylbacillosamine transaminase, with the protein MRFFLSPPHMGGNELKYIEEVFKSNYIAPLGEFVNRFEESVKEYSKCENALALNSATAALHLALRVAGVKQDDIVLASSFTFIASVAPICYLKARPIFIDCDETFNIDIDLLKLAIKECEKKPKALILTHLYGNAAKMDEIIQVCEKENIILIEDAAEALGSFYKGKALGTFGEFGAYSYNGNKIITTSGGGMLVGKDKAKIEKARFYSTQARENCLHYEHLDYGYNYRLSNVLGAIGVAQMEVLEQRVLKKREIYEWYKEFLGDKLVFLDELPNSRSNRWLSTALIDFDKNEMNAYQKCIEISKKDLKLHSKISKLIDDLKKEQIETRPLWKSMHMQEVFKGAKAYVNGNSELFFQKGICLPSGTAMSKDDVCEISDLILKSIEG; encoded by the coding sequence ATGAGGTTTTTTCTTTCTCCTCCACATATGGGCGGCAATGAGTTAAAATATATAGAAGAAGTGTTTAAAAGTAATTATATAGCTCCTTTGGGCGAATTTGTAAATCGTTTTGAGGAGAGTGTAAAAGAGTATTCTAAATGTGAAAATGCTTTGGCGTTAAATTCAGCTACCGCGGCTTTGCATTTGGCTTTAAGAGTAGCAGGAGTAAAACAAGATGATATTGTTTTGGCTTCATCTTTTACTTTTATTGCTTCAGTAGCTCCTATTTGTTATCTTAAGGCAAGACCTATTTTTATAGATTGTGATGAGACTTTTAATATCGACATTGATTTGCTAAAACTTGCCATTAAGGAATGCGAAAAAAAACCAAAGGCTTTGATTTTGACTCATCTTTATGGCAATGCGGCTAAAATGGATGAGATTATCCAAGTTTGCGAAAAAGAAAATATTATTCTAATCGAAGATGCGGCTGAGGCTTTAGGAAGTTTTTATAAAGGCAAAGCTTTGGGAACTTTTGGAGAATTTGGTGCTTATTCTTATAATGGCAATAAAATTATCACCACTTCAGGCGGTGGAATGCTTGTAGGTAAAGATAAAGCAAAAATTGAAAAAGCGAGATTTTATAGTACTCAAGCAAGGGAAAATTGTTTACATTATGAGCATTTAGATTATGGTTATAATTACCGCTTAAGCAATGTTTTAGGCGCTATTGGCGTAGCACAGATGGAAGTTTTAGAACAAAGAGTGCTTAAAAAAAGAGAAATTTATGAGTGGTATAAAGAATTTTTAGGGGACAAATTAGTCTTTTTAGATGAACTGCCAAATTCAAGAAGCAATCGTTGGTTAAGCACGGCTTTGATTGATTTTGATAAAAATGAAATGAATGCTTATCAAAAATGTATAGAAATTTCAAAAAAAGATTTAAAGTTGCATTCAAAAATTTCAAAGCTTATAGATGATCTTAAGAAGGAACAAATTGAAACGCGTCCCCTTTGGAAAAGTATGCATATGCAAGAAGTGTTTAAGGGTGCCAAAGCTTATGTTAATGGCAATAGTGAGCTCTTTTTTCAAAAAGGAATTTGCTTGCCAAGTGGTACTGCGATGAGTAAAGATGATGTGTGCGAAATTTCAGATTTGATTTTAAAAAGCATTGAAGGATAA
- the pglF gene encoding UDP-N-acetylglucosamine 4,6-dehydratase (configuration-retaining), whose amino-acid sequence MNLTFYKSKRLIFFLCCDVFLFLLSIFLAFSLRFSGDIPDIFYEGMIKAGLILLVLKITFLFIFRIYKVAWRFFSLNEARKIFFALALAELCFLGIFYFYGDFFNPFPRSVIGIDFVLSYMFIGTLRISKRMFVDFRHSNLIDEENPCIVVGATSKALHLLKGAKEGSLGLFPIAVVDERKELIGTYCDKFIVEEKEKIKDYAKDGIKTAIIALKLEQEELKKLFDELISYGISDVKIFSFTRNEARDISIEDLLARKPKDLDDRVVATFLKDKVVLVSGAGGTIGSELCKQCIKFGVKHLIMLDHSEFNLYKINEDLSLHKEKITPVMLSILDEESLNEVLKEYKPDLILHAAAYKHVPLCEQNPHSAVLNNILGTKILTDVAKKNGVKKFVMISTDKAVRPTSIMGCTKRVCELYTLNSSDENFEVSSVRFGNVLGSSGSVIPKFKAQIANNEPLTLTHPDIVRYFMLVSEAVQLVLQAAAIAKGGELFVLDMGEPVKIIDLAKKMLMLSNKNDLEIKITGLRKGEKLFEELLINENDVRTQYESIFATTSQKVDLQILNDQIQALVKSENPAQILKTIVPEFNHNKDGDYQG is encoded by the coding sequence ATGAATTTAACTTTTTATAAAAGCAAAAGATTGATTTTTTTTCTTTGCTGCGATGTTTTCTTGTTTCTTTTATCGATTTTTTTGGCTTTTTCTTTGCGTTTTAGTGGAGATATTCCTGATATTTTTTATGAAGGTATGATTAAAGCTGGGCTTATTTTACTTGTTTTAAAAATAACTTTTTTATTCATTTTTAGAATTTATAAAGTAGCGTGGAGGTTTTTTTCTTTAAATGAGGCAAGAAAAATTTTCTTTGCCTTGGCCCTAGCAGAGCTTTGTTTTTTGGGAATTTTTTATTTTTATGGAGATTTTTTTAATCCTTTTCCGCGAAGTGTAATTGGTATAGATTTTGTACTTTCTTATATGTTTATAGGAACTTTAAGAATTTCAAAAAGAATGTTTGTTGATTTTAGACATTCTAATTTGATTGATGAAGAAAATCCTTGCATTGTTGTGGGTGCAACCTCTAAGGCTTTGCATCTATTAAAAGGTGCAAAAGAGGGATCTTTGGGGCTTTTTCCTATTGCAGTGGTTGATGAGAGAAAAGAGCTAATTGGAACATATTGCGATAAATTCATTGTAGAAGAAAAAGAAAAAATCAAAGATTATGCTAAAGATGGAATTAAAACGGCTATCATTGCTTTAAAATTGGAGCAAGAAGAATTAAAAAAGCTTTTCGATGAACTGATTTCGTATGGTATTAGTGATGTTAAAATATTTTCTTTCACAAGAAATGAGGCTAGAGATATCAGTATAGAAGATTTGCTTGCTAGAAAGCCAAAAGATTTAGATGATAGGGTAGTGGCAACTTTTTTAAAGGATAAGGTTGTTTTGGTAAGTGGAGCAGGGGGTACTATAGGCAGTGAGCTTTGCAAGCAATGCATTAAATTTGGCGTTAAACATCTTATAATGCTAGATCATAGTGAGTTTAATCTTTATAAAATCAATGAAGATTTAAGTTTGCATAAAGAAAAAATCACTCCTGTAATGCTTAGTATTTTAGACGAAGAAAGTTTAAATGAAGTATTAAAAGAATACAAGCCAGATCTTATCTTGCATGCTGCTGCTTACAAGCATGTCCCACTTTGCGAGCAAAATCCACATTCTGCCGTGCTTAATAATATTTTGGGGACAAAAATTTTAACCGATGTGGCCAAGAAAAATGGGGTTAAAAAATTTGTGATGATAAGTACAGATAAAGCGGTGCGTCCTACAAGTATAATGGGCTGCACTAAAAGGGTTTGCGAGCTTTATACTTTAAATTCAAGTGATGAAAATTTTGAAGTTTCAAGTGTGCGTTTTGGCAATGTTTTGGGTTCTAGTGGGAGTGTGATACCTAAATTTAAAGCGCAAATTGCAAATAACGAACCTTTGACTTTAACTCATCCTGATATAGTGCGTTATTTTATGCTAGTTAGTGAAGCCGTTCAGCTTGTTTTACAAGCAGCGGCTATTGCTAAAGGTGGGGAGCTTTTTGTGCTTGATATGGGTGAGCCTGTGAAGATTATAGATTTGGCTAAAAAAATGCTTATGCTTTCAAATAAAAACGATTTAGAGATCAAAATCACAGGACTTAGAAAAGGTGAAAAACTTTTTGAAGAACTTTTGATTAACGAAAATGATGTGAGAACTCAATATGAAAGTATTTTCGCAACAACAAGTCAAAAGGTAGATTTGCAGATTTTAAATGATCAAATTCAAGCTTTGGTAAAAAGTGAAAATCCGGCTCAAATTCTAAAAACAATTGTGCCTGAATTTAATCACAATAAGGACGGAGATTATCAAGGATAA
- a CDS encoding chemotaxis response regulator CheY gives MRMLVVDDSSTMRRIIKNTLSRLGHDDVLEAEHGLEAWEILEKDDTIKVLITDWNMPEMNGLDLVKKVRADKKFEDMPIIMVTTEGGKAEVITALKAGVNNYIVKPFTPQVLKEKLEDVLGTNVG, from the coding sequence GTGAGAATGCTAGTTGTAGATGATAGTTCAACTATGAGAAGGATTATTAAAAATACGCTTTCAAGACTTGGACATGATGATGTTTTAGAGGCTGAACATGGACTTGAAGCTTGGGAAATTCTTGAAAAAGATGATACAATTAAGGTTTTAATTACTGATTGGAATATGCCAGAAATGAATGGTTTGGATCTTGTTAAAAAGGTTAGAGCGGATAAAAAATTTGAAGATATGCCTATCATTATGGTTACAACTGAGGGTGGAAAGGCCGAGGTTATTACCGCTTTAAAAGCAGGTGTGAATAATTATATTGTAAAGCCTTTTACTCCGCAAGTTTTAAAAGAAAAACTTGAAGATGTTTTAGGTACTAATGTGGGATAA